AATCTCTCTATCCTTCGGCTTAGGCTTGGCGTGACTCGTGAGtgatgagagtgagagtgagagtgaggagaacaaatttttttcGAAGGATTGTAAATGGTTTGAAAGGAGTATCAGTGTGTTAGATATTTTACAGGCGTGGGTGGGTTATTTTACAGCCAAACgcattaattttcaatttgaccTTATTTTCTtgagtgtatgtgtgtgtgtgtatatatatataaattcatcaTCTAGCAAACAGAAAATTTACAGTTCATGATTAAAAAACATGTAACTAAAAATGTATTGAATATAATGCAATAATACCATATttattgagagaaagagaggtaattacaaataaatattaaCACGAATAAgtctttatttgttattttcttacaATAACACCAAGAGATACATTctcgaagaaaaaaaagaaaagaaaaaacaccaAGATGTagcaattgagttacaagaactgttaggttctaaagtgtaggactttatgtatttagaactctaatttgtattgttggcaaaccatgatcaaaacaatgtgtttagaagtgtttaaagctagctcaaagttgtatgtcgataaaaagttggaatcgagtttaaagcAAGAAGCattgtggctttcggcctggctcgatcaatcgaagcttaggctcgaccgatcgaagctcgggcagattgcttttctacagaatttttcaactcagccctagttgttttaaaacgtttttagggtttcttatttgtcctaagtataaaaggcaaaccctagccacgttttagtgttgctcatattgcggtttgtgtaaatctcttgtgagatctagaggagctttcctttacacaaacttagggttttcaaggaggagatattctctacaccttgatgatcaaaacagttgctaccattaaagcttaaagaatacacaagcgggggtgcttgtagctggtgggaatccaagaaagaaggagtccgtagattcggagcttgcacgtagtcgtgtcagtaagttctactggttggtagcattaggaagtcaagcgggggtgcttgtaagtccttttgtatgaacttcgattctttcaagatagtggattcaagtttaccttgaggatagctaggtcaaatcctccccaggtttttactggtttggtttcctgggtgatcatatcgtgtgttatctattttccgctgctttgcatgatttgatttttattattgtgataacctagactttgtttaattggactaagtaacaacttggctaattacctaggtttaatcaattgtgtAAGGGGTCTAAAAAAACTGTCAAGAACCTTGGCAGACCTCTTTTTATTATAGATCACATGTACATTATCATATGATCTCATCAACTATAATGAAACTGATGAGGATTAGCCTCCCCACTTTGCCAGGGACATCTGCAATTGGAGATGGATGTTTGGTCGTATTGTATTCATCACATTCTACATTTATTAAAGCTGCCTCCGTAGCTAAATGTATCGCTTTTGTATAATTCTTTAAAAATGAAGCCAAGTATGCACTAGTCAATTTCCCTAGTGCATTAGTAAAATCGGTTTGGCAATTCTGAAGTCGAGCCTTTTCCTGTGGGTCATCGAGtatttcaagaatttttgggATTCGTTTAACAATGGTAGTTTCTAATAGATTTACGTTTGCAGAAATAGAAATGAGGAGAAGACCATTTAGATCAACTGTAGGAGTATATACGATCCTCTACAGCAAAAGTTGATGAGCACAACTCATAGTCCGTGGATTTGTGGCAAATGCTATCAAGATAGGTATCGTTTACTGCATTAGAAACTTGGTAGAAAAGAGAGGTGACTAGTAAGGGGATTACCAAGATTGATAGGCAGCTAATTGGAGataccattttctttttcctttttccaagTTCTTTGTCAATAATGATATTATTGATTCACGTATCTTTTGATTTCCTATTTATAATATCTTAAGTTGGCATGAGACAGCTATTcttcactaaatttttttgaaaaacaactttatttcATGCCAACTCATTTTCCAATATTTGAGTAGCAATCATAAAATGAGTTGCAAAATTATCGTTTGATTTCTTTAATTTAGCTTGGCGGAGGTCAAATTActtttcaaaagaaaacaactctatctatttgaattactttttttagtttgatgagagatagagtttttttttttaatttttaaatttatttttatctagttgttttctaaaattacaaaacaacTCTATATCAAGTCAAGAGAAATAAGAGAAGTAAAAACTATAAATAGACCAGTACTTTATGGGTATTTAATTAGTAAATACTAGTGAATACACATCAATATCCTATGTCcataaaatacacaaaaatgtgtgagggaaaataaatttgatgagTGGCTATCTATATAATAATTAGAAAGGATggatttctaattttctatattTAATCAGAAATTCACGATGTAGAAGTAAAACAATAAGCCATAAGCCACCACTGGGTGCCCCAAAGACTTGGAAAGATGCTTagccaagaaaaagaaaagaaaaaagaaagtcatTAGTTAAATAAACAATTCTTTTTGAATAACACATCCACAGGAGGTGCTAGCAATGCTCATTGAGCTTTCTAAATAACACATCATATTAATGGCTtatttatgtgtttattttAAAGTCTTAATCAAACATGCAAAATGATATGTGCTTGGTTTAAACAAAATTGATAGATAATAAAATTGTGCCTCATATCCAAATCTGAGCAACAAAGGATGGGTCTCAAATCATTAATCATAAATTTAGTTTAAAGTCTTATGACAATGGCAGTAAAACACAATAAACCATAAAACTGTCACTCCCAATAATCTGTTTTCTCATACAATCCTACACACAAAAAAGGTGAGGTAGACACTAGTGatagaaaaaaatatcaatatcctggtggcggtggtggtgattgtaaaaaacaaaaacaaaatacccaCAGACCATGCCTTTGAAAGTGTAATAACTTGAGCAACTCATGGTAAAGCAACTTATATATGTCAATTAGAGACGGTAATTGTCCCATTAACTGGTATAGTGGTGGCGGCGATGATTGCTGCAAACCCCCTAGAAAACCATGCCATATCGGATTGGGGAATGCCCTTGAGATGATCTATATCCAAGTCGTGGTGTCCTAGTATAGAAACTTGAACTACTACGGGGAGCAACACGACCAACTTTGCTGTTAGATCCACCCCGACATTGTTTGTTGCCATGTATTGTAGCGATAGTAGTACTGCTCCCTTTGGATACGtactcatcatcatcatcacatgCAAATTAGACTTTGTTCTTGATGTTACAAGTTGGTTTCTCTTCCGAGGAGGACTTATCAAAGAATAAAAGCTTTGCTGGTTTGTCCATCTTTTCAAAGATTTGCTTGAATATTGTAGGGACTATGTCATCTATGTATAATAGTGAcggtctctttttttttttaatcaattcgTTAATGAAAAACATATAATCTATCAATGGCGGGTCCAAAATTTTTTCTCAAGGTAGTTATTAAGAAGCTTAAATTAAATAAGATTAAATAAAATCTTGAACTTTATTGACATTGCAAGTTTGCATTTGAATAAAGACAGTCATGGATGAGATCTAGAGGAAAAAATGACAAGATCAGTCATGGATGGGTTGATTTATAGGCAGCGGCAACGAGAtcgagaggaaaaaaaatacaagatcaatcATGGATGGCGGCAACGAGATCGTGAGGAGACGATATGACCCAAATCGTAGGGCTTGCATGCACGACAGCAAAGCTATGCATTGAGGACAACGATTTGGGCTTCACTGGCGGTCAATCTCTCTATCCTTCGACTTAGGCTTGGCGTGACTCGTGAGtgatgagagtgagagtgagagtgaggagaacaaatttttttcGAAGGATTGTAAATGGTTTGAAGGGAGTATCAGTTTGTTAGATATTTTACAGGTGTGGGTGGGTTATTATACGGTCAAACgcattaattttcaatttgaccTTATTTTCCTgagtgtatgtgtatgtgtatgtgtatgtgtatatatataattcatcatctagcaaacaaaaaatttacaattcatGATTAAAAAACATGTAACTAAAGATGTATTGAATATAATGCAATAATACCATATTTATTGAGAGAAAGAAAGgtaattacaaataaatattaaCACGAATAGgtctttatttgttattttcttacaATAACACCAAGAGATacattctcaaagaaaaaaaagaaaagaaaaaacaccaAGATGTagcaattgagttacaagaacATTGGCAGACCTCTTTTTATTATAGATCACATGTACGTTATGGTAAGATCTCATCAACTATAATGAAACTAATGAGGATTAGCTTCCCCACTTTGCCAGTGACATCTGCAATTGGAGATGGACGTTTGGCCGTACTGTATCCATTATCACAATCTGCATTTAATGAAGCTGCACCCGTAGCTAAATTTGTCGCTTCTGTATAATTCCTTATAACCGAAGCCGCGAATGCATTACTCAATTTCTCTTGTGCATTAGTAAAATCGGTTTGGCAATTCTGAAGTAGAGTCTTATCCTGTGGGTTATTGagtttttcaagaatttttgggatttgttgAACATTGGTAGTGTGTAATAGATTTATGTTTGCAGTAATAGAAATGCGGAAAAGAACATCTAGATCAGCTGTAGGAGTACGATCGTCTGCAGCAAAAGTTGATGAGCACAACTCATAGTCCGTGGATTTGTGGCAAATGCTATCAAGATAGGTATTGTTTACTGCATTAGAAACTTGGTAGAAAAGAGAGGTGACTAGTAAGGGGATTACCAAGATTGAAAGGCAGCTAATTGGAGataccattttctttttcctttttccaagTTCTTTGTCAAGAATGATATTATTGATTCATGTATCTTTTGATTTCCTATTTATACTATCTTAAGTTGGCATGAGATAGCTATttttcactaaatttttttgaaaaacaactttatttcCTGCCAACTCATTTTCCAATATTTTAGTAGCAATCATAAAATGAGTTGCAAAATTAtcgtttgatttcttttatttagctTGGCAGAGGTTGAATTActtttcaaaagaaaacaactctatctatatttgaattactttttgtaGTTTGACAAGAgatagaggttttttttttaattttttaatttatttttatctagttgttttctaaaattacaaaacaactctatctcaagtcaagaaaaataagagaagtAAAAACTATAGATAGACCAGTACTTTACAGGTATTTAATTAGTAAATACTAGTGAATACACATCAATATCCTATGTccataaaatactcaaaatatGTGTgagggaaaataaatttgatgagTGGCTATCTATATAATAAATAGAAAGGATggatttctaattttctatctTTAATCAGAAACTCACGATGTAGAAGTAAAACAATAAGCCATAAGCCACCACTGGGTGCCCCAAAGACTTGGAAAGATGCTTagccaataaaaagaaaagaaaaaagaaagtcatTAGTTAAATAAACAATTCTTTTTGAATAACACATCCACAGGAGGTGCTAGCAATGCTCATTGAGCTTTCTAAATAACACATCATATTAATTGCTtatttatgtgtttattttaaattcttaatCAAACATGCAAAATGATATGTGCTTGATTTAAACAAAATTGGTAGATAATAAAATTGTGCCTCATATCCAAATTTGAGCAACAAAGGATGGGTCTCAAATCATTAATCATAAATTTAGTTTAAGGTCTTATGACAGTGGCAGTAAAACACAATAAACCATAAAGCTGTCACTCCCAATAATTTGTTTTCTCATTGTTGACATcctattttgcaacccgtatttaacctcacatggagggtaaaagagtaatttcacattggaaatatgcatctaaATTCTGATCATTatatccttaatctcatttcaccaaagtgatcttgatgttgtaacgattaaatcgactggtcataagTCCTAATCAgaccattagattgaaagttatcatcaaatcatgttttaatggctgagatgcactatcacaaattgagtccaacTATaagtgattatgaacaattgatttcaattggttataagtataatcaatttgagatcgatgatgtgtcataatttgattggttaggactacattttatagtagggttgcacacacctaattaactagatagttaaacattaattattcaatgagtaatttgtgcaattatcttttaattagagtaaatttggaaccaattaagtctgaaatgggagtgattggagccatttaatattaattgggagctaatttggaggcctattaatgttaattgtgctgaaaccattttctaacaaatgacctctgcttaccatttcattgatatctctcataatattttgaatctgtgaatgaggttatttttcccagaaactagacatccggggcttcaatttgagcacaagaatgagacaattccaaTCAGAATTGaggcagatatgatttttcaaagttggctctataggctgtgacagcagctacgggaaaaccgaattttggcttgctccccactcccaccaatctttccatttaatgcaccagattttctcaaaggctaaaatgaggtctaggttcatgattccttgtcaactctcattaaatgaccttccattcatatttcctccaccactactatataaacccccctctccttcattccaaagGACACAAAAAAAtccccctctcttctcttctcttgagttctagtgaagttgagtagtcttgtcatatcttggtcaacctgagactcaaggtattaagtgagactcactctccctctcctagctcttcttttcctccacccttaagACCTCCATCAAGAATCCCCTCCTCCatcatatggatcttgcatgaaggtataatcccctTCCCTAACTATTTGCTTAtattgccatgatgagaatttaagattaaagtatgataattctcttgaatatatttgaatgttcttaattgtttttatgtgttcttcacatgttcttagttgttcatcacatgttcatgcatatcactagatttaatcttaaatccacatcaaaaatatgaaaaacacgtttgtttagtaattctttcaaattcttgaatctaggttatcactatccacacacattcactagagttcattttttaatccaaacgtcatgcttaataaattgaattagggtttatcacatgcacacacattaaattcaacatacaaattgattgacatattag
This DNA window, taken from Quercus robur chromosome 2, dhQueRobu3.1, whole genome shotgun sequence, encodes the following:
- the LOC126694483 gene encoding uncharacterized protein LOC126694483 codes for the protein MVSPISCLSILVIPLLVTSLFYQVSNAVNNTYLDSICHKSTDYELCSSTFAADDRTPTADLDVLFRISITANINLLHTTNVQQIPKILEKLNNPQDKTLLQNCQTDFTNAQEKLSNAFAASVIRNYTEATNLATGAASLNADCDNGYSTAKRPSPIADVTGKVGKLILISFIIVDEILP